A genome region from Desulfovibrio sp. TomC includes the following:
- a CDS encoding hemolysin family protein: protein MTTVPVQLLIVLALIGLNGFFAMAEMALVASRKARLTALAEAGSRRARTCLRLLEHPEAFLAAVQIGITLAGVLGSAYGGATLAPALAAALAWTPALAPYAEALSLAGVVAPIALLTLLLGELAPKRLALARPEPIALFAAPAMRWLMLVSRPAVWFLGLATRATLRLLGLGGEGAPTVTEEDIRGILLEGRRHGVIEDAEHDIMERLLRLADRPLGVIMTHRSRADWLDIEADEATILEQMLTSSHTRFPVCRGDFNNVLGVVRTRDVLAGRIRAGRLDLAAYLVQPHYLPETMRGIDLLLAFRDTPGLKLALVVDEYGEAVGVVTVADVFADMVGELAGQAGAAEADLVRRPDGSLLADAATPVDEVAAALGLPRPWPEDFAAGTLAGFILSRLGHIPHIGETFAANGAVFEVVDMDGRRIDRVLVTPPSEEEEGS, encoded by the coding sequence ATGACCACCGTACCCGTCCAGCTGTTGATCGTTTTGGCCCTGATTGGGCTCAATGGTTTTTTTGCCATGGCCGAGATGGCTCTGGTGGCCTCGCGCAAGGCGCGCCTGACAGCCCTGGCCGAAGCCGGCAGCCGCCGGGCCAGGACCTGTCTGCGCCTGCTTGAGCACCCCGAGGCCTTCCTGGCCGCGGTGCAGATCGGCATCACCCTGGCCGGGGTGCTCGGCAGCGCCTACGGCGGAGCCACCCTGGCTCCGGCTCTGGCCGCCGCCCTGGCCTGGACGCCGGCCCTGGCCCCCTATGCCGAGGCCCTGTCCCTGGCCGGCGTGGTTGCCCCCATCGCCCTGCTCACCCTGCTTTTGGGCGAACTGGCGCCCAAACGGCTGGCCCTGGCCCGACCCGAACCCATCGCCCTGTTCGCCGCCCCGGCCATGCGCTGGCTCATGCTGGTCAGCCGCCCGGCGGTCTGGTTCCTGGGCCTGGCCACCAGGGCGACCCTGCGCCTGCTGGGCCTTGGCGGCGAGGGCGCGCCAACCGTCACCGAGGAGGACATCCGGGGAATCCTGCTCGAAGGCCGCCGCCACGGGGTCATCGAGGATGCCGAGCACGACATCATGGAACGCCTGCTGCGGCTGGCCGACCGGCCGCTCGGCGTCATCATGACCCATCGCTCCCGGGCCGACTGGCTGGATATCGAGGCCGACGAAGCCACGATCCTTGAGCAGATGCTAACAAGCAGCCACACCCGGTTTCCGGTGTGCCGCGGTGATTTCAACAATGTCCTTGGCGTGGTCCGGACCAGGGACGTGCTGGCCGGGCGCATCCGCGCCGGCCGCCTTGACCTGGCCGCTTATCTGGTCCAGCCGCACTATCTGCCCGAAACCATGCGCGGCATCGACCTGCTGCTCGCTTTCCGGGACACCCCGGGACTCAAACTGGCCCTGGTGGTGGATGAATACGGCGAGGCGGTCGGGGTGGTGACGGTGGCCGACGTGTTTGCCGACATGGTGGGCGAGCTGGCCGGGCAGGCCGGCGCAGCCGAAGCCGATCTGGTGCGCCGGCCCGACGGGTCGCTTCTGGCGGACGCAGCCACGCCCGTGGACGAGGTGGCGGCGGCGCTGGGGCTGCCGCGCCCCTGGCCGGAAGACTTCGCCGCCGGCACCCTGGCCGGGTTCATCTTAAGCCGCCTGGGCCATATCCCGCATATCGGCGAGACGTTTGCCGCCAACGGGGCGGTCTTCGAGGTGGTGGACATGGACGGCCGGCGCATCGACCGGGTGCTGGTCACGCCGCCGTCGGAAGAGGAGGAGGGTTCGTAA
- the fabG gene encoding 3-oxoacyl-[acyl-carrier-protein] reductase: MPTALITGGSRGIGAAVAKRLAADGYAVVVTYVSKPEAAAAVVDEIVSAGGIARALPLDTGDAAAVAAFFADHMKDADLHVLVNNAGITRDGLIVRMKDEDFAAVIRINLIGAFICLREAAKIMMKRRTGRIINITSVVGQSGNAGQANYAAAKAGLIGLTKSAALELAARNITVNAVAPGFVETDMTAVLPDAVKASFADRIPAKRACAPGEIAAAVSYLASDDAAYVTGQVLGINGGMYM, translated from the coding sequence ATGCCTACGGCGCTTATCACCGGCGGCTCGCGCGGCATCGGCGCGGCCGTAGCCAAACGCCTCGCCGCCGACGGCTACGCTGTGGTCGTCACCTACGTCAGCAAGCCCGAAGCGGCGGCGGCCGTGGTCGACGAAATCGTCTCGGCCGGCGGCATTGCCCGCGCCCTGCCGCTCGATACCGGCGACGCTGCGGCGGTGGCCGCCTTTTTCGCCGACCATATGAAAGACGCCGATCTCCACGTCCTGGTCAACAACGCCGGCATCACCCGCGACGGGCTGATCGTGCGCATGAAGGACGAAGATTTCGCGGCCGTTATCCGCATCAATCTGATCGGGGCGTTTATCTGCCTGCGCGAGGCCGCCAAGATCATGATGAAGCGCCGCACCGGCCGCATTATCAATATCACTTCGGTGGTCGGCCAGTCCGGCAATGCCGGGCAGGCCAACTACGCAGCGGCCAAGGCTGGCCTCATTGGCCTGACCAAATCCGCCGCCCTTGAGCTTGCCGCCCGCAACATCACGGTCAACGCCGTGGCCCCGGGCTTTGTGGAAACCGACATGACCGCTGTTTTACCCGATGCCGTCAAGGCGTCCTTTGCCGACCGCATTCCGGCCAAGCGCGCCTGCGCTCCCGGGGAGATCGCCGCTGCCGTCAGTTATCTGGCCAGCGACGACGCCGCCTATGTGACCGGCCAGGTTCTCGGTATCAACGGCGGCATGTACATGTAA
- the plsX gene encoding phosphate acyltransferase PlsX yields MPNNKPRIAVDAMGGDFGPHVVVPGALHAAKAGKAEIILVGDQDAITAQLARYDAKGLPVSIVHASQVVEMEEKPTEALRRKKDSSIQVACNLVRDGEADGVISAGHSGATLACAMFTIGRVPGVDRPAIATFMPTERSHTVIIDVGANVDCKGFHLLQFGVMASVLAKTMLGRENPTVALLSNGEESGKGNLLVKEAFDLLRASSLNFVGNIEGRDLFTGNVDVVVCDGFVGNVVVKQAEGLASSLGRLLKGELRRGFFGQIGTMLALNALKRFSRLVDYAEYGGAPLLGVKGSCLICHGASNSKAMSSAVRMAARFVAMEANSHLSEAVAANIDLAGTRRPAANDQR; encoded by the coding sequence ATGCCGAATAACAAGCCGCGCATCGCCGTGGACGCCATGGGCGGGGATTTCGGTCCCCACGTCGTGGTGCCCGGCGCGTTGCACGCCGCCAAGGCCGGCAAGGCCGAAATCATCCTTGTCGGCGACCAGGACGCGATCACGGCCCAGTTGGCGCGCTACGACGCCAAAGGGCTGCCTGTTTCCATTGTCCACGCCTCCCAGGTGGTGGAGATGGAGGAGAAACCGACCGAGGCCCTGCGCCGCAAGAAGGATTCGTCCATTCAGGTGGCCTGCAACCTCGTGCGCGACGGGGAGGCCGACGGCGTCATTTCCGCCGGCCACTCAGGAGCCACCCTGGCCTGCGCCATGTTCACCATCGGGCGCGTGCCCGGGGTGGACCGGCCGGCCATTGCCACGTTCATGCCCACCGAACGCTCCCACACCGTCATCATCGACGTGGGAGCCAACGTGGACTGCAAGGGCTTCCACCTGCTCCAGTTCGGCGTCATGGCCTCGGTCTTGGCCAAGACCATGCTCGGCCGGGAAAACCCGACCGTGGCGCTGTTGTCCAACGGCGAGGAATCAGGCAAGGGCAATTTGCTGGTCAAAGAGGCTTTTGACCTGCTGCGGGCCAGCTCGCTCAATTTCGTCGGCAACATCGAGGGCCGCGACCTGTTTACAGGCAACGTGGACGTGGTGGTGTGCGACGGGTTTGTGGGCAACGTGGTGGTCAAGCAGGCCGAAGGTCTGGCCTCGTCGCTTGGGCGGTTGCTCAAAGGCGAGCTGCGCCGGGGCTTTTTCGGCCAGATCGGCACCATGCTGGCCTTAAACGCCCTCAAACGCTTCTCCCGCTTGGTCGATTACGCCGAATACGGCGGAGCCCCGCTGCTGGGCGTCAAGGGCAGCTGCCTGATCTGCCACGGCGCATCCAATTCCAAGGCCATGTCCAGCGCCGTGCGCATGGCTGCCCGCTTTGTGGCGATGGAAGCCAATTCCCATCTGTCCGAGGCCGTGGCCGCAAATATCGACTTGGCCGGCACCCGCCGGCCGGCCGCCAACGACCAACGCTAA
- the rpmB gene encoding 50S ribosomal protein L28 — protein sequence MAKICDHCGKKPQSGNNVSHANNKTKRRFEPNLVNVRAQLPSGEVKTITVCTRCLRSGAVVKPVAKTAA from the coding sequence ATGGCTAAGATCTGCGATCATTGCGGCAAAAAGCCCCAGAGCGGCAACAACGTGAGCCACGCCAACAACAAGACCAAGCGCCGTTTCGAGCCCAATCTCGTCAACGTCCGCGCCCAGCTGCCCTCGGGCGAGGTCAAGACCATCACGGTGTGCACCCGTTGCCTGCGTTCCGGCGCCGTGGTCAAGCCGGTTGCCAAAACCGCCGCCTAG
- a CDS encoding beta-ketoacyl-ACP synthase III, whose protein sequence is MTHDFFIRGLGFYVPENVVTNADLEKIVDTTDEWITTRTGIRERRVAVPGQATSDLALGAAKAALADAGMTADELTHILVYTLTPDFYCPPTACLLEEKLGIRGKFAQDLNAACSGFVYGLETARSIVALHPEAKVLLCAAEVLTSRTNWADRRTCVLFGDGASAAIIAATPGEGSARIVDARLYSDGSLGHLLTVKGGGSAAPLKLGDVVDENFFVQMAGQEVFKHAVRNMTAVCEEVLAGAGIAADGVDFLIPHQANLRIIDAVAKKLSIPAERCVITIDRYGNSSASSVGIALAEARQTGRIQPGALVLLAVFGGGFTWGASLLQF, encoded by the coding sequence ATGACACACGATTTTTTCATTCGCGGTCTGGGTTTTTATGTGCCGGAAAACGTGGTGACCAACGCCGATCTGGAAAAGATCGTCGACACCACCGATGAGTGGATCACCACCCGCACCGGCATCCGGGAGCGCCGCGTGGCCGTCCCCGGCCAAGCCACCTCCGATCTGGCGCTTGGCGCGGCCAAGGCCGCCCTGGCCGATGCCGGCATGACGGCCGACGAGCTGACCCATATCCTGGTCTATACCCTCACCCCGGATTTCTACTGTCCGCCCACGGCCTGCCTGCTGGAAGAAAAGCTCGGCATCCGTGGAAAATTCGCCCAGGACCTGAATGCCGCCTGTTCGGGGTTTGTCTACGGCCTGGAAACGGCCCGGTCCATCGTGGCCCTGCATCCCGAGGCCAAGGTGCTCCTGTGCGCCGCCGAAGTGCTCACCTCGCGCACCAACTGGGCGGATCGCCGCACCTGCGTCCTTTTCGGCGACGGGGCCAGCGCCGCCATTATCGCCGCCACCCCGGGCGAAGGCTCGGCCCGCATCGTCGATGCCCGACTCTACAGCGACGGGTCTCTTGGCCACCTGCTGACGGTCAAGGGCGGCGGTTCGGCCGCACCCTTGAAACTCGGCGACGTGGTGGATGAAAATTTCTTCGTACAGATGGCCGGGCAGGAAGTCTTCAAGCATGCCGTGCGCAACATGACCGCCGTGTGCGAGGAAGTGCTGGCCGGGGCCGGCATCGCCGCCGACGGGGTGGATTTTCTCATTCCGCATCAGGCCAACCTGCGCATCATCGACGCCGTGGCCAAGAAACTTTCCATTCCGGCCGAGCGGTGCGTCATCACTATCGACCGCTACGGCAATTCCTCGGCCTCGTCCGTTGGCATCGCCCTGGCCGAAGCCCGGCAGACCGGTCGCATCCAGCCCGGAGCCTTGGTGCTCCTGGCCGTTTTTGGCGGCGGATTCACCTGGGGCGCGTCCCTGCTGCAGTTTTAG
- a CDS encoding phosphate/phosphite/phosphonate ABC transporter substrate-binding protein, whose protein sequence is MMWCWLVQARQVLVLALLLLLSRQVCLYASQPPVIVFGIVPQHASVELARQWGPFLTYLEGKTGLSLVFETATDIPTFEERLDAGRYDVVYCNPADYVQRSSVPGYRAFAREAGVRLQGLVVVPRDSPVTRLDELAGATLAFPAPLAFAATLLPLAHFKTQGLAVTPSYVATHDSVYMAVARGYFPAGGGIRRTFDNSPPDIRQTLRIIWESPPYTPHPLAAHPRVPAEAVARLRAALVAMGNDAAGQEILARMHFSGFEAGVDADWDDVRQLFGLPPAGSRQTGLP, encoded by the coding sequence ATGATGTGGTGTTGGCTGGTGCAGGCGCGGCAAGTGCTGGTGCTTGCGTTGCTGCTGCTGTTGTCAAGGCAGGTCTGTCTTTATGCAAGTCAGCCGCCAGTCATTGTCTTTGGCATCGTTCCCCAACACGCATCCGTGGAACTGGCCCGCCAATGGGGGCCGTTTCTGACGTATCTTGAGGGAAAGACAGGGCTGTCGCTGGTTTTCGAGACGGCGACAGACATCCCTACGTTCGAAGAGCGTCTGGACGCCGGCCGCTATGACGTTGTGTACTGCAACCCTGCCGACTATGTGCAGCGAAGCAGCGTACCCGGCTACCGCGCCTTTGCCCGGGAAGCCGGCGTGCGGCTGCAAGGCCTGGTGGTCGTTCCCAGGGACAGCCCGGTGACCAGACTGGACGAACTGGCCGGGGCGACCCTGGCTTTCCCTGCGCCTCTGGCTTTTGCCGCCACCCTGCTGCCCCTGGCCCATTTCAAGACCCAGGGCCTCGCGGTGACGCCATCCTATGTGGCCACCCACGACTCGGTCTACATGGCCGTGGCCCGGGGATACTTCCCGGCCGGCGGCGGCATTCGCCGCACCTTCGACAATAGCCCGCCGGACATTCGTCAGACGTTGCGCATCATCTGGGAGTCGCCGCCGTACACGCCGCATCCCCTGGCCGCCCATCCCCGGGTGCCGGCCGAGGCTGTGGCCCGACTGCGGGCAGCGCTGGTGGCCATGGGGAACGACGCGGCCGGGCAGGAGATCCTGGCCCGGATGCACTTTTCCGGCTTCGAGGCCGGCGTCGACGCCGACTGGGACGATGTGCGTCAGCTGTTCGGCTTGCCGCCGGCCGGCAGCCGGCAGACCGGATTGCCATGA
- a CDS encoding YceD family protein, with protein sequence MSELWLDITDIPATGREFSFSDQTLWSGSIAEFSLPYRLDLPDTGLAAAFTVTPQGRGVLLAGWLRGALVTPCDRCAEDVLLAVDTNFDLYEELPLEDEQSLEPGLVRRRGKILELDAGSLLWEQFLLALPVKPLCDEDCPGLCPRCGVRLGEGSCGCETETGDPRMAVLRNLKVPRGSN encoded by the coding sequence ATGTCCGAACTGTGGCTCGATATTACCGACATCCCGGCAACCGGCCGGGAATTTTCTTTTTCCGACCAGACCTTGTGGTCCGGTTCCATCGCGGAATTTTCCCTGCCCTATCGCCTGGATCTCCCGGATACGGGCTTGGCCGCCGCGTTCACCGTGACCCCGCAGGGCCGGGGCGTGCTCCTGGCCGGCTGGCTGCGCGGGGCGCTGGTCACCCCGTGCGACCGGTGCGCCGAGGATGTCCTGTTGGCCGTGGACACGAATTTCGACCTCTACGAAGAATTGCCCCTGGAAGACGAACAAAGCCTGGAACCCGGGCTGGTCCGTCGCCGTGGGAAAATATTGGAGCTTGACGCGGGGAGCCTTCTCTGGGAGCAGTTCCTGCTCGCGCTGCCGGTCAAGCCGCTTTGCGATGAAGACTGCCCGGGGCTGTGTCCCCGCTGCGGCGTACGGCTGGGCGAGGGGTCCTGCGGCTGCGAGACCGAGACCGGCGACCCGAGAATGGCCGTATTGCGTAATTTAAAGGTGCCGCGCGGTTCCAACTAG
- the rpmF gene encoding 50S ribosomal protein L32: MAVPNRKISKSRKGMRRAHDHVPVPAVVLCSCGEPTLPHRICPSCGTYRGRQMLRKDDAE; the protein is encoded by the coding sequence ATGGCTGTTCCTAATAGAAAAATCTCCAAGTCCCGCAAAGGCATGCGCCGCGCCCACGACCACGTTCCGGTACCTGCGGTGGTTCTTTGCTCCTGTGGCGAGCCCACCCTGCCCCACCGTATCTGCCCGAGCTGCGGCACCTACCGCGGTCGCCAGATGCTGCGGAAGGACGATGCCGAATAA
- a CDS encoding acyl carrier protein has protein sequence MSVAEKVKEIIVDQLGVDAAEVLPEAKFVDDLGADSLDLTELIMAMEEEFGVEISDEDAQTIQKVQDAISFIEKKKGE, from the coding sequence ATGTCTGTCGCGGAAAAAGTCAAAGAGATCATCGTGGATCAGCTTGGCGTGGACGCCGCTGAAGTGCTTCCCGAAGCCAAGTTCGTGGATGACCTGGGCGCCGACTCCCTGGATCTGACCGAGCTGATCATGGCCATGGAAGAAGAATTTGGCGTCGAAATCTCGGACGAGGATGCCCAGACGATCCAGAAAGTCCAGGACGCCATCTCCTTTATCGAAAAGAAAAAGGGCGAATAA
- a CDS encoding ATP-binding protein, whose product MAIGNVKTTQDHLDRLSRSNPTTAIVELIWNALDAGGSAVEVTFETSNLGGISAIEVKDFGDGIDPSELDSSFGKIGDSLKKIRTRTPEGRTVHGSLGQGRFKAFALGAHATWNTTFKRNEKLYSYQISVIKDKLNSYRSTEPKETTFHKTGTVLRIDQISDKKVDTLVANTSQVDILQSIALYLMQYKDVNVTYDRKALDPSLTIKRKKKFILETIQDITGEAELTIIEWNIAYKGKKLYLCDTQGFSRDEIDGIIKFPGYDFTAYLQSESIDELYKTNELAAKTLNQKYKALLDTAKDKIRNYFTELAAEEASKIVEKWKEDKIYPFTEDEISHPVKKAESQVFDIVAARVYEHHKPFRDGENDAKELTLRLLRQAIENKPQNAIKIINEVLRLPKDKQDELAELLERTSLESVLNAANIVTKRIDTILGLEEIIFSKEWKKHLRERTQLHRLLVHELWVFGEQYTLDTDDESLKQVLIKHLRHLDRSDLAEQIGDVKLITDEGGIPDIMMSRKITRPDKKFEHLVLELKAPRVKIGPDEITQIEKYAFSVIDDERFSKSDVIWTFYLISNDFSKFAETKANSDDRPYGCIFSKGNATIWIKKWSDILHEAKYRYEFFRQKLEIEASREEGIQHLFDKYENIFKTAKTSGT is encoded by the coding sequence ATGGCAATAGGGAACGTTAAGACAACGCAAGACCATCTAGATAGGCTTTCACGATCTAATCCTACAACGGCCATTGTTGAGTTGATCTGGAATGCCCTTGATGCCGGAGGCTCCGCAGTAGAAGTTACTTTTGAAACTTCAAATCTTGGTGGAATTTCTGCAATTGAAGTAAAAGACTTCGGAGATGGGATTGATCCGAGTGAACTTGATTCATCATTTGGGAAAATTGGAGATTCTCTAAAAAAAATTCGAACAAGAACACCAGAAGGTCGCACTGTCCATGGATCACTTGGCCAAGGAAGATTCAAAGCCTTCGCACTTGGAGCGCATGCAACATGGAACACAACTTTCAAGCGCAACGAGAAACTCTATTCCTACCAAATTAGCGTAATAAAAGACAAGTTAAATTCCTATCGTTCTACCGAACCCAAAGAAACAACCTTTCACAAGACGGGAACGGTATTAAGGATTGACCAAATATCCGACAAAAAGGTGGACACACTCGTTGCAAATACTTCTCAGGTCGATATTCTTCAGAGCATAGCTTTGTATTTGATGCAGTACAAAGATGTAAATGTTACATATGATCGCAAAGCTCTAGATCCATCCCTTACGATTAAACGAAAGAAGAAATTCATACTGGAGACGATCCAAGATATAACTGGAGAGGCAGAGCTGACTATCATTGAGTGGAATATAGCATACAAGGGCAAAAAACTATATTTGTGCGACACGCAAGGCTTCTCACGAGATGAGATCGATGGGATTATTAAGTTCCCAGGATATGATTTTACTGCATATTTACAATCAGAATCAATTGACGAACTATACAAAACGAATGAACTCGCTGCCAAAACTTTAAACCAAAAGTACAAAGCTTTATTAGACACAGCCAAAGATAAAATTAGAAACTACTTCACGGAACTCGCGGCAGAAGAAGCCTCAAAAATTGTCGAGAAATGGAAAGAGGACAAAATCTACCCGTTCACAGAAGATGAGATTTCTCATCCTGTCAAAAAAGCAGAATCGCAAGTTTTTGATATTGTCGCCGCTCGCGTATACGAACACCACAAACCCTTCAGAGACGGAGAAAATGACGCCAAAGAATTAACTTTACGTCTTTTGCGTCAAGCCATAGAAAATAAACCACAAAATGCAATCAAAATAATCAATGAAGTATTGCGACTTCCCAAAGACAAGCAAGACGAACTCGCTGAGCTACTTGAAAGAACAAGCCTAGAATCAGTACTAAATGCAGCGAACATAGTCACAAAGCGCATTGACACGATTCTTGGGCTTGAAGAAATTATATTTTCCAAAGAATGGAAAAAGCATCTTCGCGAACGAACACAGCTTCACAGACTACTAGTCCATGAATTGTGGGTTTTTGGAGAACAATACACTCTAGACACCGATGACGAATCTTTAAAACAAGTACTAATAAAACACTTACGGCATTTGGACCGTTCCGACCTCGCCGAACAGATTGGTGATGTCAAGTTAATAACTGACGAAGGCGGAATTCCTGACATAATGATGTCAAGGAAGATCACCCGGCCTGATAAAAAATTTGAGCATTTAGTACTTGAGCTAAAGGCACCAAGGGTTAAGATCGGACCCGACGAAATCACACAGATTGAAAAATATGCGTTTTCAGTGATCGACGACGAACGTTTTTCAAAAAGCGACGTGATATGGACATTTTACTTAATAAGCAATGATTTTAGCAAGTTTGCAGAAACTAAAGCAAATTCAGACGACCGACCATACGGTTGCATCTTTAGCAAAGGCAATGCGACTATCTGGATAAAAAAATGGAGTGATATTTTGCACGAAGCAAAGTATCGTTATGAATTCTTTAGGCAAAAACTCGAAATTGAAGCTTCTCGCGAAGAAGGCATCCAGCACCTTTTTGATAAGTACGAAAACATATTCAAAACAGCCAAGACAAGTGGTACTTAA
- the fabF gene encoding beta-ketoacyl-ACP synthase II, translating to MTLHRVVVTGLAAITPLGNDLASSWQNLVAGVSGAAPITRFDATAYDTRFACEVKDFDSKPFVAAKLAKRLDRFTIYALSTAMMLMESAGYTIAPEEAEMVSVIIGCGLGGLETLEATHAKLMEQGPSRVSPFFIPTMIANMAAGQVSIATGARGSNVCTTSACASGLHGIGYAASDIMLGRATAAICGGVESTITPLAVGGFNALKALSTRNDDPAKASRPFDADRDGFVMGEGCGLLLLESLEHATARGARILAEVAGFGASGDAYHMTAPPEDGSGMALAMRAALREARMAPSEIAHINAHGTSTSLNDSCETTAIKTVFGDHAYKVPVTSNKSMIGHCLGAAGGIESVMSVKTIMEGVIPPTINLDTPDPVCDLDYTPNVARTMAVGSVLCNSFGFGGTNASLIFKAFAE from the coding sequence ATGACCTTACATCGGGTAGTCGTTACCGGCCTTGCGGCCATCACCCCCCTCGGCAACGATCTGGCCAGCAGCTGGCAGAACCTTGTGGCCGGCGTCTCTGGCGCGGCCCCCATCACCAGGTTCGACGCCACGGCCTACGACACGCGCTTTGCCTGCGAAGTCAAAGACTTCGATTCCAAACCGTTTGTCGCGGCCAAGCTGGCCAAACGTCTCGACCGTTTCACCATTTACGCCCTGTCCACCGCCATGATGCTCATGGAGAGCGCAGGGTACACGATCGCCCCTGAGGAAGCCGAGATGGTTTCCGTCATCATCGGCTGCGGTCTGGGCGGCCTCGAAACCCTCGAAGCCACCCACGCCAAGCTCATGGAACAGGGCCCTTCGCGTGTCTCGCCCTTTTTCATCCCGACCATGATCGCCAACATGGCCGCCGGGCAGGTCTCCATTGCCACCGGCGCGCGCGGCTCCAATGTCTGCACCACCTCGGCCTGCGCCTCGGGACTGCACGGCATCGGCTACGCCGCCTCGGACATCATGCTCGGCCGGGCCACGGCCGCCATCTGCGGCGGCGTCGAATCCACCATCACGCCCCTGGCGGTTGGCGGATTTAATGCCTTAAAGGCCCTGTCCACCCGCAATGACGATCCGGCCAAGGCCTCGCGTCCCTTTGACGCCGACCGCGACGGGTTTGTCATGGGCGAGGGCTGCGGCCTGCTGCTGCTCGAATCCCTGGAACACGCAACCGCCCGCGGCGCGCGCATCCTGGCCGAAGTGGCCGGGTTTGGCGCATCGGGCGACGCCTACCACATGACCGCTCCGCCCGAGGACGGTTCCGGCATGGCCCTGGCCATGCGGGCCGCCCTGCGCGAGGCGCGCATGGCCCCCTCCGAGATCGCCCACATCAACGCCCACGGCACCTCCACCTCGCTCAACGACTCTTGCGAGACCACGGCCATCAAGACCGTGTTCGGCGACCATGCCTACAAGGTGCCGGTGACCTCCAACAAGTCCATGATCGGCCACTGCTTAGGCGCTGCCGGCGGCATCGAGTCGGTCATGAGTGTTAAGACCATCATGGAGGGCGTCATCCCGCCCACCATCAACCTGGACACCCCGGACCCGGTGTGCGACCTGGACTATACGCCAAACGTCGCCCGCACGATGGCCGTGGGAAGTGTGCTTTGCAACTCGTTCGGGTTTGGCGGCACCAACGCCAGCCTGATCTTCAAGGCCTTTGCCGAGTAG
- the glyA gene encoding serine hydroxymethyltransferase encodes MEDLLIADPEVGRAVCLEIERQTGKLEMIASENFVSVAVRQAQGSVLTNKYAEGYPGKRYYGGCEYVDMAEDLARDRVKTLFGAEYANVQPHSGSQANMAVYFAAMKPGDTLLGMDLSHGGHLTHGSPVNFSGKLFNIVFYHVRKETGTIDYDEVERLAKEHRPTVIVAGASAYPRIIDFPRFRAIADEVGAKLVVDMAHIAGLVATGHHPSPIPYAHYTTSTTHKTLRGPRGGLILSTEDNGKTLNSQIFPGIQGGPLMHVIAAKAVAFGEALKPTFKVYQGQVVKNCQALATGLTALGYDLVSGGTDNHLVLMDLTNTDVTGKDAEHALDLAGITSNKNTVPFETRSPFVTSGVRLGTAALTTRGLVEADMARIVTWIDAAIKAVGNDTKLEEIRKEVQPFAKSFPLFAW; translated from the coding sequence ATGGAAGACCTGCTTATTGCCGATCCCGAAGTCGGGCGGGCCGTGTGCCTGGAAATCGAGCGCCAGACCGGCAAGCTCGAAATGATCGCTTCTGAAAATTTCGTCTCCGTGGCCGTCCGCCAGGCCCAGGGCAGCGTGCTCACCAACAAGTACGCCGAAGGTTATCCGGGCAAGCGCTACTACGGCGGCTGCGAGTACGTGGACATGGCCGAGGATCTGGCCCGCGACCGGGTCAAGACCCTGTTTGGAGCCGAGTACGCCAACGTCCAGCCCCATTCCGGCTCCCAGGCCAACATGGCCGTCTATTTCGCCGCCATGAAGCCCGGCGACACCCTGCTTGGCATGGACCTCTCCCACGGCGGCCATCTCACCCACGGCTCGCCGGTCAACTTCTCGGGCAAGCTTTTCAACATCGTTTTCTACCACGTCCGCAAAGAGACCGGCACCATCGACTATGACGAGGTCGAACGGCTGGCCAAAGAGCACCGCCCGACGGTCATCGTGGCCGGAGCCAGTGCCTACCCGCGCATCATCGACTTCCCGCGCTTCCGGGCCATTGCCGACGAAGTCGGGGCCAAGCTCGTGGTCGACATGGCCCATATCGCCGGTCTGGTGGCCACCGGCCACCACCCTTCGCCCATTCCGTATGCCCACTACACCACCTCGACCACGCACAAGACCCTGCGCGGTCCGCGCGGCGGCCTGATCCTGTCCACCGAGGACAACGGGAAGACGCTTAATTCCCAGATCTTCCCCGGCATCCAGGGCGGCCCGCTCATGCACGTGATCGCGGCCAAGGCCGTGGCCTTTGGCGAGGCGCTCAAACCCACCTTCAAGGTCTATCAGGGCCAGGTGGTGAAAAACTGTCAGGCCCTGGCCACCGGGCTGACCGCCCTGGGCTATGATCTGGTCTCCGGCGGCACGGACAACCATCTGGTGCTGATGGACCTGACCAACACGGACGTGACCGGCAAAGACGCCGAGCACGCCCTGGATCTGGCCGGCATCACCTCGAACAAGAACACCGTGCCCTTTGAGACCCGTTCGCCCTTTGTCACCTCGGGCGTGCGTCTGGGCACGGCGGCCCTGACCACCCGCGGTCTGGTCGAGGCCGACATGGCCAGGATCGTGACCTGGATCGACGCGGCCATCAAGGCTGTGGGCAACGACACCAAGCTCGAAGAGATCCGCAAAGAAGTGCAGCCCTTTGCCAAGAGCTTTCCGCTTTTCGCGTGGTAG